The Nodosilinea sp. FACHB-141 nucleotide sequence TCGTCAGTAGTTCTTCTTAACTCTGTTACGAAATATTAAAACCGGGTGATAATTTGCACCCGGTTTATAGTTTTTGAGGATTTAGGGTTTTCCCTGAGCCTCTAAAGTGCTGTTGCCGTCTGGCTTCAAGAAACTGAGGAAAACTGTTACAAAATATTTCGCGGCTTTGAAGAAGGCTTACGCAATACCGGACAATTAATCGGGAAGGCCGCCAGAACTGAGGTTCTTTAATAGAGTTAGCTCTGGCTCCGCACCCTTAAATGCCAGTTTCATACATCTGGTCATATTTTTCGGAGGAATCCATCAATGAGTATTGTCACGAAGTCAATCGTGAATGCCGATGCCGAGGCTCGTTACCTCAGCCCCGGTGAGCTGGATCGCATCAAGGGATTTGTCACCTCTGGTGAGCGTCGTCTGCGGATTGCTCAGGTGCTAACCGAATCCCGCGAGCGCATCGTCAAGGAAGCCGGCAATCAGCTGTTCCAGAAGCGCCCTGACATTGTTTCTCCCGGTGGCAACGCCTACGGTGAAGAGATGACCGCCACCTGCCTGCGCGACATGGACTACTACCTGCGTCTCGTCACCTACGGTGTGGTCGCTGGTGACGTTACCCCCATCGAAGAAATCGGTCTGGTGGGCGTGCGTGAAATGTACAACTCCCTGGGCACCCCTATCCCCGCTGTGGCTGAGTCTGTGCGCTCCATGAAGGCTGTCGCAACTGGGCTGCTATCCAGCGAAGATGCTGCTGAAGCCGCATCCTACTTCGACTATGTTGTCGGCGCTATGCAGTAGTCGCAGCTGCGCTACTCCGTCGATTCGTTGTTGAGATTACGTCAGTTCTAAGGAAGCTTCACCAATGCAAGACGCAATTACCTCTGTTATCAATTCCTCCGACGTGCAGGGCAAGTACCTGGACGGTTCCGCTCTCGACAAGCTCAAGGCTTACTTCCAAACCGGTGAGCTGCGCGTTCGTGCCGCTAGCACCATCAGCGCTAACGCTGCTGAAATCGTGAAAGAAGCCGTGGCCAAGTCCCTGCTGTACTCCGATATCACCCGTCCCGGCGGCAACATGTACACCACCCGTCGCTATGCTGCCTGCATCCGCGACCTGGACTACTACCTGCGCTACGCCACCTACGCCATGCTGGCTGGGGACCCCTCCATCCTGGATGAGCGTGTGCTCAACGGCCTTAAGGAGACCTACAACTCCCTGGGTGTACCCATCGGCGCTACCGTCAACTCCATCCAAGCCATGAAAGAAGTAACCGCTAGCCTAGTGGGTGCTGATGCTGGTAAGGAAATGGGCGTTTACTTCGACTACATCTCCTCTGGCTTGAGCTAGTCCAGGCTCATCCATTGCGCTTTGGCCGTAGGCCAGAGCGAACCTAGGCCAGAGTCAGGGGCGAGTGTTGAGGACACTAGGTTGTGCTGTATTGTCTTCCTGCTGTCCATAGCATTGGCTTTCGACTCTGGCTTTTCAGTGTTCATACCAAGTCCAGCTTGGAAGCTGTGTTTTCCTAACGGTAAAACTTCATTTTTGGACTTGGCTTTGGTTTACATCTGTCCAGTGATTAACAGGAGAGTTTTCGACCATGCGCATGTTTAAAGTCACCGCTTGCGTTCCCAGTCAAACCAGGATTCGCACCCAACGGGAGCTGCAAAATACTTTCTTTACCAAGCTGGTGCCCTACGAGAATTGGTTCAAAGAGCAGCAGCGCATTCAAAAAATGGGCGGCAAAATCGTTAAGGTTGAACTGGCTACTGGTCGGCAGGGTGCCAATACCGGTTTGCTCTAACGCGCCTACTTCAGCAAAGCGTCTGATAAAAATATTTACTGCTTTTTTCATGCTGCGATACGTGCAGGGTCGGCCTAGGGGTCAGCCCTGCCGTTGTGTTTTTGGGGGTACTTTCACGTCTCTAGGACATGCTCTACAGACTCGAAAATATACTCAGAATCTTGAGCGGCTTTCGATCCCCTCAGCTATACTGGGCCCTTGAAAGACTTGGCCCTTAGGCACGTGGGGTAATAGGGTGAACATTGCTCAGTTGGTTCCATGGATTGACCCCACGGTAGGCCAGTGGTCAGCGGAAGCGCGCTGGCTGCGTTGGTTGACCTTTGTCTGGCTAGGCAGCGGTCTACTGATATTGTTTTCGGCTTCCTATGCAGTGTCCGTGACGGAGCATGGCTATGGACTGCACTATGTGATGGTGCAGCTGCTGTGGGTTGCGATTGGTTTGGTAATTTTTAACCGTATTGTTCATACCTCCCTGGATCGGCTTATTCAGGGGTCAGGTATTGTGTTGCTGGTGCTGGTTGGTTTGGTGAGCCTAACGCTGGTGCCCTCCTTGGGTGTAACGGTGAATGGGGCTACTCGCTGGTTGCCTTTAGGCCCGTTCATGATTCAGCCTTCGGAGCTGCTCAAGCCCTGCTTGGTGTTACAGGGGGCGCGACTGTTTGGGCGATGGCCACAGCTCACTTGGCAAACGCGGCTTACCTGGTTGAGCATTTTTGTCGCTATTTTGGGACTGATTTTGTTGCAGCCCAACCTGAGTACAGCGGCTATTTGCGGTTTAACGCTTTGGCTAATTGCTCTAGCGGCGGGGCTACCCTATCTGTATCTGCTGCTAACGGCGGGAGGGGGCCTGCTAACTGCAACGGTAAGTGTTAGCCTCAAGACCTATCAGCGCCAGCGAATAATCTCGTTTTTGGACCCCTGGGCTGATCCAGGTAATCAGGGGTATCAGCTAGTGCAGAGTCTGTTAGCTGTTGGCTCTGGCGGGTTTTGGGGTCAGGGTTTTGGGCTGTCTCAGCAAAAGCTGTACTCCCTACCTATTCAATACACTGACTTTATTTTTTCGGTATTTGCTGAGGAGTTTGGCTTTGTGGGTTGCCTAGTGTTGCTAACGGTTTTGGGTGTTTATGCTTCTTTAGCCCTGTTGGTAGCGCTACGTCTGAAGCAACCCCTGCACCGTCTGGTAGCGGTGGGTGCGATGGTGCTGTTGGTAGGGCAAGCGCTGCTCAACATGGGTGTGGCTACAGGGCTGCTGCCGACGACAGGATTGCCCTTTCCGCTGCTGAGCTACGGCGGTAGCTCGATGGTGGCTAGCTTGGCAACGGCGGCGCTGTTGGTGCGGGCGGCGCGGGAGATTAATCTGGATACGCCGGTACCTTTACGACGACGCTGGTCTAAGGCAGGCTCTCAGGAGCCTCTGCCCCTGTGAGTGTTGGATAGCGGCAGTACGCTTTCTTGACGCAAAAATCTGAGAGCGGGTTGCAGGATTGTTACAATAGTGAGTGCCTTTGCGTCTCATTACCCCGCTGATGTTTGAGAGTCTGCAAATTTATTTATACGAAATCGCCCAGTGGGCCAATCAGCTGGTGAGTGATCAGCTCACTCAGGTGTCTTGGGTGAGCCTATCAGTGGTAGGGCTAGCGGGGCTCTTAACCAGCCTATCTCCCTGTCTGTTATCGATGCTGCCGATCATGGTGGGCTATATGGGCGGCTATGAGGAAGGTGAGCGGGGTGGTGCGATCGCGCGATCGCTCTCCTTCGCCCTGGGTCTCGCCACCACCCTGGCTCTGTTGGGCCTGATTGCTGGGCTCTTTGGCTACGTCTATGGTCAGGTGGCCTGGGGACTACCAATTGTAGTGAGCCTGGTGGCGATCGTGATGGGGCTAAATCTGTTGGGAGTCATTCCCTTAGCTCTGCCCGCTGGCGTTGGCCCCACCTTTGAAAATTTGAACTTACCGCCCTGGCTGCGGGCCTATGCATTGGGTCTCACCTTTGGCATTGTGGCGTCGCCCTGTAGCACCCCAGTGCTGGCTACCCTCCTAGCCTGGATTTCAACTACGAAGGATCCGGTATTGGGCGGTGCCCTGCTGCTGGCCTACGCCGTGGGCTATGTAACGCCGCTAGTGCTGGCGGGCACCTTCACTGCTTCTCTAAAGCGACTGCTGGATTTGCGTCAGTGGTCGAGTTGGGTGACACCGGCAAGTGGGGCTCTGCTACTGGGGTTTGGAGTATTTTCGCTGCTGTCTCGGCTGCTGCCGACCAGTTTGGTGTAATTGTCTGAAAACTATGTCACCCGTCTCTGAGGGATACTATGGCTCCGTCTGAAGCTCCTCAACCGACTTTCTGGGATGGGGTGCGCGACTACTTTAGACAAGATCTGCTGCCGCTGCTGGCAGATCTGCGGTTGGCAATTGTGCTGCTGCTGGCGATCGCCGCCTTTAGCATCAGCGGTACGGTCATTGAGCAGGGCCAGACTCTGGAGTTTTACCAGACCAACTATTCCCAAGATCCGGCTCTGTTTGGGTTCTTGAGTTGGAAGGTAATTCTTACCCTTGGTTTAGATCACGTCTATCGCACCTGGTGGTTTTTGGCGCTGCTGATTGTGTTTGGCGCCAGCCTAACCGCCTGCACGTTTACTCGCCAGTTCCCGGCTCTAGGGGCGGCTCAAAAGTGGAAGTATTATACTCAGCCCCGCCAGTTTCAAAAGCTGGCTCTGAGCGCTGAGCTAGCTGAAACTGACCTCGCCTCCTTGGGAAACAGATTGTCCCAAAAGCGCTATCGGGTGTTTCAGGACGGCAATCAGCTCTACGGACGTAAGGGCATTGTGGGCCGCATTGGCCCCATTGTGGTGCACGCCAGCATGCTGCTGATTTTGGTAGGGGCTATTTTAGGGGCCATGACCGGGTTTTTTGCCCAGGAGATCGTGCCCAGCGGCGAGACCTTTCAAATTCGCAATATTTTTGATGCTGGCCCCTGGGCTGAGGCCCAAATCCCCAAAGACTGGTCGGTGCGGGTGAACCGATTTTGGATTGACTACAGTCCTGAAGGCAATATCGATCAGTTCTATTCCGATTTATCGGTGCTAGACCGGACGGGCAATGAGATCGATCGCAAGACCATCTTTGTCAATCAGCCCCTGCGCCACAAGGGCGTGACCCTCTACCAAGCCGACTGGGGTGTGGCGGCGGTGCAGGTGAAGCTCAATAACAGCCCGGTGCTGCAACTGCCGATGCAGCAGCTCGAGAACGACGGCCCGCGCTTTTGGGGTACTTGGCTACCGACGAAACCCGATATGAGCGAAGGAGTGACTTTGCTGGCCAGCGATCTTCAAGGTTCTGTGCTGATTTACGACAACGCTGGACAGCTGATTTCCACGGTTCGTAAAGGCATGGTGGCAGAGGTCAATGGCGTTAGGCTCTCACTGGTAGATGTGGTGGGCAGCACGGGCCTGCAAATTAAGGCCGATCCAGGCATCCCTCTGGTTTACGGTGGCTTTGGCCTGCTGATGCTGGGGGTGATCATGAGCTACGTGTCGCACTCCCAGGTGTGGGCGCTGGCGCAGGAGGGCACGGTGTACGTGGGTGGCAGGACGAACCGCGCCCAGGTAGCCTTTGAGCGCGAGTTACTTTCCCTGCTAGAAGCTGTCTCTGCCGATTCTAACGAGGCCAAATTAGCTGAGGCTTCAGTTAGCTGATTTGGGTGAGGTCGGGGTAGGCGGCCAGCATTTGGTCATAGCTGAGGCTATCGCTGGCATCCTGGGGCGTCCAGAGCAGTTCGTAGACCAGCAGATAGTCGGGAGTGACGCCGCCGAGCCGTCTCAGAGCTGCCTGGAGATCGCTGGCAGAATGGATTGGCTGAGTGACAAGGGGCTGATCATCGGCGGTGCCCACGATTAGCGTTACCACGATGTAAGCCGCTGAGTCGGCATCAGGCTTAGGCTGGTAGGTTTGGCGGCTGACCTGGCCACCGACATTAACTAAGGTTTCGCGGCTGAATTTGCTGCGCTCGGTAACAGAGAGCTGCTCAAAGACCTGGGAGGCCTGGGCGCGGGAGCGAACGGTTTGGTTGGTAACCTTGGCATGGGACCAGTATTCGGGCGATCGCAGCAGGGCTAGCACCGTCTCTTGCAGCAGCCGATTCAGCCCTGGTTTAGTGCCAATGTCGCTACGGGCGGCGATAGTCTCTAACTCAGTCTGAAGATCGCGGGCCTGGGCGAGCAGCGCCACCTCGAGCTGAGTGATAGTGACGACATCGTTGGTCAGCTCGTTGCCGCTGTCTACAACTTGGATGCCCCGACCAAATCCACTAGCCCCCAACCGCATTAAATTTGTGATCAAGGGCAGAACCGTAAAGCCCAGCACCGCCAGCAAAAACAATAGACTTACATCGCCACCGATTGCAATGCCGCCGCCAGGGTAGCCGCCCACATAGCCACCGGGGTAACCACCCACATAACCGCCGGGCACCGGCACAATCACTGGACCGCCGCTAGGGTAGGAGGGATAGCCACCACCATAGCCTGGGCCGCCATAGCTCGGACCCCCTGCAGGGGGTAGCGCACCACCGCCGCCGGAAAAACCTCCTCCAGGTGAGCCGCCGGAGGGGCTGCCAAAGTCACCACCGCGAGCCCGGCCGCCCGATACTCCCTGAGGCGTAGTGCCGGTAGACAAAAGCCCCTGGGCTTCGGCAAGGCGAGCCGTTTCGCTGCGCCGCTCAACAAAAAATCCTAGGCAGCTCAGGGTTAGCATCAGCACAATCAGGCAATAGACATTGCGGTTGTGGTGGTCGGGCGATCGCGGGGCCTTGGCCATGATCCTTCTCCTGGTTGGACTAGGGGAGGCGGTACTGTACAAAAAGTTTTGGACAAACCAACGCGAAAATTTGCCCTATGGGCGAATCTAGCGTTCAAAGACCAGGATTTTATCACTGCCTTCCAGGGGCCCGCGCCCTCCGGTTTATCTATGTACCTAGGCAGAGTGAGGGCTTTAGCCTGTGGGTTGGTGGCTCTGTTGCTGTAGAGCGGCCGTGCCTAACCGAGCATCATTCACCGTGGCCTCAAGGCTGGCTACCTAAATAGTTAAGAATCCCTTGGGCAATGGACTGCCCCATCTGCGCCTGCCAGCGCGGATCGTTGAGTTTGGGGGCATCAAGGGCACCGGTCACAAAACCAATTTCAATTAGGGCCGCGGGCATAGCGGTGCGGCGTAGCACTAGAAACCGCGCCTGGCGGACGCCGCGATCGTTCATGGCCATGGTGCTCAGCACCTGGCGCTGGAGAGCGGCTGCCAGCACTTGCCCTGTATCGGAGTAGTAGTAGGTTTCGAGCCCATTCACCTCTGGGCGCTGCATATTCACCGCGTTGGCGTGGATGCTGACAAACACCGTGGCCCGAGCCGCTGTCGCCATATCGGCCCGGGGCTGCAAATCGACGGTTTGATCACTCTGGCGAGTCATCTGCACGGCAATACCCTGGGCCTGCAGCATGGCTGCTGTGTGCTGGGCCACCGCTAGCACCACCCCTTTTTCTTGCAGGCCGCCAATGCCCACTGCCCCAGGGTCAACGCCGCCGTGGCCTGGGTCGAGCACGACCAACACCTGACCTCGAGCGGCGGGGTTGGGAGTAGGCGTTGGAGCAACGACCGGCGCGGGAACCGCCGCTGCGGGTGGGCGGGATTGTGCGATCGGCGGCGGTGTCGTCACCGGGTTCAGCACGGGCAGCACGACCGTGGTGGGCGGGGCCGCAATTTGATTGGGGGCAACGCCGATGGGGGTCACCCAAATGCCACCGTTGGCTACGGGCGTGATTTGCCAATCGGGGCTAAAGCCATCGAGGGTGAGGGTGAGGCGAATGGCGGGTGGGGCGGTGGCAAACTGACTGATGCTCCAGCGATGAATGCCGTAGCGCCCCTGGGGCAGTGCCTCGGGGGTAAGGCCAGGGGCAATGGCCGCGTCTAGCAGGTCAATGACAATCTGGCGCGCCTGACTAGCATCGCGAGTGCGGTACACACGCACCTGAGGTGTAGCCCCAGCGGTGGGAATGAAAAAGCCCTCTGCGGTAGTTTGAACGCCGCGCAGTACGGTGGCCGTTGCCCTGACGGCGACGGTGTTGACTTGGTTGCGGCTGATCAGCGGCGGTAGCGGTTCGGCCCCAGTTGCTGTCAGCGGGCGGGGTCTGGCTGCTTTAGAAAAATCTGGAATGCTCAGGCCGTCAGCGGCTGCGATCGCCGGCGTCGAACCCGGGAGCTGCACCACCCACTGCTGGCTAGTCAGGCCCCACACCTTCACCTGCTTGGGGTCGAGGCTGTAGTTGGGGTTGAGCTCGAGTACCATGCGGGTGGTTTGGGCGTCGGCCTGGGTTACGCGTACCGCCGCGACCGCTCCGCCCACGAACTGATTGCCTAAGGCTTCTTCAGTCAAAATGCCCGGTAGATCGATGACCAACCGCTGAGGATCGCTGAGCCAGCTCACTTGAGGCTCTACTCCGCTTTCGGTAGAAAACACCAAACGGTTTTGGCTGGTGTCAAACTCCCAAGCTTGAAGCCGTGCGCTGGCTTTGGCCGGTAGGCTGCCAAACAGGCATACCCCAGCCACCCCAACTACTCCAGTAAAAAGCTGCCTTAGCCGCAATCGGGCCGATCTCCCACACACCACAGAATTCAGCCGCGCCTCTGAGCGATCGCAAACCGTTTGCGGCGCTACCCATTCTGCTCATGGGCTGTAGGTTCTAGTCCGCAAGCAGTGGTCCTTCAAAGGAAAAGGCTGAATCGGCTTAGATATTAGCTCACTTTCAATAAAGCAATAGCCCAATTGTTTAGCTGGGATAAAACTTTGGTACCGCTTGAAGATGAGACTTCACACTCACTGGCGCAGTTTGTACTATGGCCCTAGGGTTTGGCAGGGCGTAGTGAGCCGTTGCTCGCCTCGTTGCTGTGGTCACTTGCCCAGGAGAGCTGCTGAAAATGTTGTTTACTACTGTACGTCGCTGGCCCCGCCGGGCTGCGTTTTTGCTTGGGCTGCTGACATTTCTGATGGCCTGCACAGCCGGTAGTAACTGGTTGCCCAGCGCTAATTCGGCGCAGCCCGCTGTGACGGTAGCCGTGGTTAGCCCTGAGGTGATTGTGGTTTCCCTGCGCCAGGGTGCCATAACCCACGCTCGCCAGGAGCCCTACCGTCCTCAGCCCCAAGACAAGCTAGAAACTTCGGGTAACGACACTTGGGTGCTGCGGCAGGGGCAGGTTCTAGGTACCTTGGTTAGCGCTGATCAATCTGTGCTCTACGGCTTCGACAGCTATAGCGAGGAGCCTTTTAATGCCAATCGCGCCAGCCAACCACACGGCTATCGCATTCAGTCCCAGGGTGATCCTAGCTACCGGCAGCCCGTAATGCCGACAGAGGTATATCGCAAAAGCAAGCCTATAGACACGGCCCAGGTCAGCCGAGACAATCGCCGCTGGGCTATGGAGCATCGGTTCTACCTGCGGTTGCCCACGCCTCTGACCCTAGGGCAAACCTACCAGCTTCAGATCACGGGGCAGGAGCTACCGCCCTTAGCTCTGGTCTACCAGCCCGATCGCCAAATCAGCGAGGCCGTCCACGTATCCGCCCTGGGGTTTCGCCCCGATGACTCGCTTAAAGTAGGGTTTCTGTCGACATGGATGGGTACGGGCGGTGGGCTGAGCTATCCCGAAGGCCTATCGTTTCAAGTCATTGACGAAGCGACGAACCAGGTGGCGTTGAGCGGAAAGGCTAGCCGCCGCTATCGCCGTGAAGAGGTAGAAGATGGCCGCGATCGCACCTATACCCTCACCGATGTTGACCAACTCGACTTTAGCGCCCTCACCCAGCCCGGGCAGTATCGGCTCTGCGTAGACACAGTCGGCTGCTCTAACTCCTTTGCGGTGGCTGAAAATAGTTGGCAGCAGGCCTTTTATGTAGCGGCCCGCGGGTTCTATCACCAGCGCAGCGGCATTGCCCTAGAGCCGCCCTACACCGATATTGAGCGCCCTCGTCCCTTCCACCCTGATGATGGAGTTAAGGTCTACCAATCCACCACTGGGCTGATAGATACGGGCAACGGCCTCAACGCCCAGGGCACTGACGAGGGCAACTTTGCCAATCTGGTAAAGGGCAAGACCGATCAGGTAGTAGCCAACGCTTGGGGCGGCTACTTCGATGCCGGCGACTGGGACCGCCGCATTCAGCACCTGGATGTAGCTCGCTGGCTGCTCGAACTGCTCGAACTATTCCCTGCGCCCTTAGGCGATATGACGCTCAATATTCCAGAATCGGCCAACGATCGCCCCGATCTGCTAGATGAGGCGCTGTGGGGAGTCGACTTCTATCGCCGTCTGCAAACTCCCGAGGGCGGTGTACGCGGCGGCATTGAGTCGGCAGAGCACCCCAAGCGGGGTGAAACCAGCTGGCAAGAGTCGCTGCCGGTCATGGCCTATGCCCCCGACCCGTGGAGCAGCTATATTTACGCTGGGGTGGCGGCCCGCACGGCTAGACTGCTGGAAACCTATGTCCCCGACCAGGCCGGGGGCTATCGCGACAGCGCCCTGGCGGCCATGGCCTGGGCCGAGGCTCGTCATCAAGCTGGAATTCAGGCCCAGGAATGGCCCCGCCACCGTATAGAGACCGATCGCGCCCTGGCGGCCCTAGAGCTTTATAACCTCACAGGCGATCGCCTCTGGCACGATCGCTTTGTTGCCGCGCGATCGGCCATTCCTGCTGAGGCTCGCGGCGACTACCGGATTGCCACCCCCGAGCGAGAATTCAACTTTCTCTACAGCCGCCTACCCGCTGACCAGGTCGACGCAGCACTCCAGGCCGAGCTGCGGGCCTCGCTTTTGGCTGAGGCTGACGCCGCAGTGGAGACGGGAGAAACCACGGCTTTTGGCTGGACTAAGGTGCTCCCGACAACCCCCGTCGGCTGGGGCGACGGACTTGGGGCTCCCAAGGCGCAAATCTTGCTGCGGGCCCATGCGCTGACTGGTAGCGATCGTTACCTCAATGCTGCTCTGCTAGCCTGCCAGTTTTCCGCCGGGGCCAACCCCGACAACATGACCTATACCACCGGCCTGGGCCACAAGTCGCCCCAAAATCCCCTAATTCTTGATCAGCGTATTACCGGCGACCTGCTGCCAGGCATCACCCTCTACGGCCCCATTGACAACGACTTTTACGGCTCTGAATGGTTTTTTGATGTGCTAGAGTCGGTGGCGGTCCCCCCAGCTCGGCAGTGGCCTTCGGTGGAGACCTACTTCGACATCTACTACGTGCCCAATATCAACGAATTCACGGTCATGCAGAGTATGGGCGACACAGCCTACGCGTGGGGCTACCTAGCGGGACGCTCAGCCTCAAAATAGGTATTAAAAAACCGGGTTTTTGTTCGCGATCCAATTACTGGATCCAGCGTACAAAAGCCCGGTTTTTAAGAACTATCGCCTTGGTTAGTCTGCGAGCTATTGCAAGTGTCCATTGGATTAGGACAGGTTCGACGTAGGGGCATTGCACTGCAATGCCCCTACCAGAGGATTCCGCCTGTCAAGGTGTCCTGACTAAATCCAACTGCTGCAATAGGAGCCGGTCAGTTTAGAAGAACGAGGGCTGGTGACGGATCAGGCTAAGAAACTCTTCGCGGGTCTTAGAATCTTCTTGAAAAGACCCCAGCATGGCGCTGGTCACCGTCCAGGAGCCGGGCTTTTGTACCCCTCGCATCACCATGCACATGTGGCTAGCTTCCACCACCACGGCTACGCCCTTAGGGTCTAAAATTTCCTGCACCGCTTCGGCAATCTGGCGGTTGAGGCGCTCCTGCACTTGAAGGCGGCGCGAATACATCTCTACAATGCGGGCCAGCTTGCTCAACCCCACAACCCGCTGGTTGGGAATATAGGCCACGTGGGCACGACCCATAAACGGCAGCATGTGGTGCTCACACAGGCTAAACAAATTGATATCGCGTACCAGCACCATTTCATTGTGGCCTTCGTCAAAGATGGCTCCGTTGACGAGTTCCTCTAGCGACTGCTGATAACCGCTGGTGAGAAATCGCATGGCCTCGGCGACGCGCTTAGGAGTTTTGAGCAGCCCCTCCCGCTCAGGGTCTTCGCCCACCGACAGCAGCATGGTGCGCACCGCATCGCTCATGTCTTCCTGGCTAGTCTCGGGAATGGGGTATTGCTCGACCTCTTTCCGGTAGCTGTGGGTGCGATCGGGCCGGATTTCGGGGGTCTTACCTTTGAGTTCACCACCGTTAGTGCCAGTGCTGCTAGCAGCTTTGTCGTTCAGGCTATTTGAGGATGCGATAGTCATAGGGTTTCTAAATACTCTAGAGGTTCAACAAAATTGAGGCCACTCGCTGAGCTGGCCAGGTCACAACAGGGTAAAAAACTAGTTACAGGGCACCGCCTGCGGGCATTAGGGTGAGGTCTTCGATCACCGCCTCGGGGGGCAAGAGAATGGTGTGCAAAACGGTCTGAGCCACGATCTCTGGCGTTAGCATGGACGACCGATCAAAATCGGCCTGCACCGTATCGGTATCCCAAATCGGGGTGTTAACCGCCCCCGGTGATACCGTTACCACCCGGATGCCGTGGGTGCGCTCTTCTGCGGCTAGAACCCGCGACAGGGCCACAATGGCGGCTTTGCTCACGGTATACGCTCCCCAGTCAGGAAAAGCCGACCGGGCTGCAATGGAAGCGATGTTGACGATAGTGCCGCCACCGCCCTGCCGCAGCACGGGCAGCACCACCTGGATGCATTGAAAAACGCTGGTAACGTTCAAATCCATCACCTGTTGCCAGTCG carries:
- a CDS encoding N-acetylmuramoyl-L-alanine amidase is translated as MAGVCLFGSLPAKASARLQAWEFDTSQNRLVFSTESGVEPQVSWLSDPQRLVIDLPGILTEEALGNQFVGGAVAAVRVTQADAQTTRMVLELNPNYSLDPKQVKVWGLTSQQWVVQLPGSTPAIAAADGLSIPDFSKAARPRPLTATGAEPLPPLISRNQVNTVAVRATATVLRGVQTTAEGFFIPTAGATPQVRVYRTRDASQARQIVIDLLDAAIAPGLTPEALPQGRYGIHRWSISQFATAPPAIRLTLTLDGFSPDWQITPVANGGIWVTPIGVAPNQIAAPPTTVVLPVLNPVTTPPPIAQSRPPAAAVPAPVVAPTPTPNPAARGQVLVVLDPGHGGVDPGAVGIGGLQEKGVVLAVAQHTAAMLQAQGIAVQMTRQSDQTVDLQPRADMATAARATVFVSIHANAVNMQRPEVNGLETYYYSDTGQVLAAALQRQVLSTMAMNDRGVRQARFLVLRRTAMPAALIEIGFVTGALDAPKLNDPRWQAQMGQSIAQGILNYLGSQP
- a CDS encoding FtsW/RodA/SpoVE family cell cycle protein, whose amino-acid sequence is MNIAQLVPWIDPTVGQWSAEARWLRWLTFVWLGSGLLILFSASYAVSVTEHGYGLHYVMVQLLWVAIGLVIFNRIVHTSLDRLIQGSGIVLLVLVGLVSLTLVPSLGVTVNGATRWLPLGPFMIQPSELLKPCLVLQGARLFGRWPQLTWQTRLTWLSIFVAILGLILLQPNLSTAAICGLTLWLIALAAGLPYLYLLLTAGGGLLTATVSVSLKTYQRQRIISFLDPWADPGNQGYQLVQSLLAVGSGGFWGQGFGLSQQKLYSLPIQYTDFIFSVFAEEFGFVGCLVLLTVLGVYASLALLVALRLKQPLHRLVAVGAMVLLVGQALLNMGVATGLLPTTGLPFPLLSYGGSSMVASLATAALLVRAAREINLDTPVPLRRRWSKAGSQEPLPL
- the apcA gene encoding allophycocyanin subunit alpha, which codes for MSIVTKSIVNADAEARYLSPGELDRIKGFVTSGERRLRIAQVLTESRERIVKEAGNQLFQKRPDIVSPGGNAYGEEMTATCLRDMDYYLRLVTYGVVAGDVTPIEEIGLVGVREMYNSLGTPIPAVAESVRSMKAVATGLLSSEDAAEAASYFDYVVGAMQ
- the apcB gene encoding allophycocyanin subunit beta; its protein translation is MQDAITSVINSSDVQGKYLDGSALDKLKAYFQTGELRVRAASTISANAAEIVKEAVAKSLLYSDITRPGGNMYTTRRYAACIRDLDYYLRYATYAMLAGDPSILDERVLNGLKETYNSLGVPIGATVNSIQAMKEVTASLVGADAGKEMGVYFDYISSGLS
- a CDS encoding cytochrome c biogenesis protein, which encodes MAPSEAPQPTFWDGVRDYFRQDLLPLLADLRLAIVLLLAIAAFSISGTVIEQGQTLEFYQTNYSQDPALFGFLSWKVILTLGLDHVYRTWWFLALLIVFGASLTACTFTRQFPALGAAQKWKYYTQPRQFQKLALSAELAETDLASLGNRLSQKRYRVFQDGNQLYGRKGIVGRIGPIVVHASMLLILVGAILGAMTGFFAQEIVPSGETFQIRNIFDAGPWAEAQIPKDWSVRVNRFWIDYSPEGNIDQFYSDLSVLDRTGNEIDRKTIFVNQPLRHKGVTLYQADWGVAAVQVKLNNSPVLQLPMQQLENDGPRFWGTWLPTKPDMSEGVTLLASDLQGSVLIYDNAGQLISTVRKGMVAEVNGVRLSLVDVVGSTGLQIKADPGIPLVYGGFGLLMLGVIMSYVSHSQVWALAQEGTVYVGGRTNRAQVAFERELLSLLEAVSADSNEAKLAEASVS
- a CDS encoding DUF1517 domain-containing protein, with product MAKAPRSPDHHNRNVYCLIVLMLTLSCLGFFVERRSETARLAEAQGLLSTGTTPQGVSGGRARGGDFGSPSGGSPGGGFSGGGGALPPAGGPSYGGPGYGGGYPSYPSGGPVIVPVPGGYVGGYPGGYVGGYPGGGIAIGGDVSLLFLLAVLGFTVLPLITNLMRLGASGFGRGIQVVDSGNELTNDVVTITQLEVALLAQARDLQTELETIAARSDIGTKPGLNRLLQETVLALLRSPEYWSHAKVTNQTVRSRAQASQVFEQLSVTERSKFSRETLVNVGGQVSRQTYQPKPDADSAAYIVVTLIVGTADDQPLVTQPIHSASDLQAALRRLGGVTPDYLLVYELLWTPQDASDSLSYDQMLAAYPDLTQIS
- a CDS encoding phycobilisome linker polypeptide, translated to MRMFKVTACVPSQTRIRTQRELQNTFFTKLVPYENWFKEQQRIQKMGGKIVKVELATGRQGANTGLL
- a CDS encoding cytochrome c biogenesis protein CcdA — its product is MFESLQIYLYEIAQWANQLVSDQLTQVSWVSLSVVGLAGLLTSLSPCLLSMLPIMVGYMGGYEEGERGGAIARSLSFALGLATTLALLGLIAGLFGYVYGQVAWGLPIVVSLVAIVMGLNLLGVIPLALPAGVGPTFENLNLPPWLRAYALGLTFGIVASPCSTPVLATLLAWISTTKDPVLGGALLLAYAVGYVTPLVLAGTFTASLKRLLDLRQWSSWVTPASGALLLGFGVFSLLSRLLPTSLV